One Nitrospina watsonii DNA segment encodes these proteins:
- a CDS encoding TonB-dependent receptor plug domain-containing protein, with protein MTDRIIRLVWLPILLVAGILAQALPLQAEPGDATALPAPRFTGQLDSLMEVPLEELFQITVTSPAKKEQPLYKAASAIYVITGDDLRRTGATSVQEALRLVPGMMVAQIDSASWAISARGFNNRFANKLQVMIDGRSLYTPLFAGVFWDEVDLIMEDIERVEVIRGPGAALWGVNAVNGVINIITKTAHRTQGSQVSVGGGTMVQNIDSFRYGTQVNPETSYRVWGKYVQRAPLDTMQGMDGVDDYRVGRGGFRLDWDRTPADTFTFAGNYYDGALERRSLNGFVSFTPPQGGVLRDNWKIDGGMFLARWKHRLNADSDFSLQFYYNRQHRRTFQVEDVTIDTYDLDFQHRFRMTPGQELTWGIGQRFYDDSFENTLGFQFDPDRRLSYITSAFVQDEIRLVPDRWTLTVGSKFSFNNYTGFEYQPSARLLWTPNPKHTVWGAVSRAVRIPSRADDSLRVNQPPPAGPATLALIGQNGFESEDLLAFELGYRVQPQPSLWIDIATFMNFYENLRTLEQGAAFVEPTPAPAHAVVPFLFRNRKSGYTYGVETALNWSPLDWWRFKTAFTWFDMNLKLEPGSRDAVLSQEEHVDPAYQFNLRSHIDLPHKFEFDQMLYYVDSISSNGMKMKGYTRVDLRLGWRPMQSLELSVVGRNLLDPHHLEFATGTAQTTDLSLIERSVFGQVIWRY; from the coding sequence ATGACTGACCGAATCATCCGGCTTGTTTGGCTCCCCATTCTGCTTGTGGCCGGCATTTTAGCACAGGCATTGCCCCTCCAGGCAGAGCCTGGCGATGCGACGGCGCTTCCGGCTCCCCGGTTTACAGGCCAGCTCGATTCTTTAATGGAAGTCCCTCTGGAGGAATTGTTCCAGATCACCGTCACCTCGCCTGCCAAAAAGGAACAACCTCTGTACAAAGCCGCATCGGCGATCTACGTCATCACCGGCGATGACCTGCGCCGCACCGGGGCCACCAGCGTGCAGGAAGCCCTCCGCCTGGTGCCGGGCATGATGGTGGCGCAGATCGATTCCGCCAGTTGGGCCATTTCCGCGCGCGGTTTCAACAACCGCTTCGCCAACAAGCTGCAAGTAATGATCGATGGCCGCTCACTGTACACGCCGTTGTTCGCCGGGGTGTTCTGGGATGAGGTGGACCTCATCATGGAGGACATCGAACGCGTCGAAGTCATTCGCGGCCCGGGCGCGGCGCTGTGGGGAGTCAATGCGGTCAATGGCGTCATCAACATCATCACCAAAACCGCGCACCGCACGCAGGGCAGCCAGGTGAGCGTCGGCGGCGGCACCATGGTGCAGAACATCGACTCTTTCCGCTACGGCACGCAGGTGAACCCGGAAACCTCGTACCGGGTATGGGGCAAATACGTGCAACGCGCACCGCTGGACACCATGCAGGGCATGGACGGCGTGGACGATTACCGGGTGGGGCGCGGCGGCTTCCGGCTGGACTGGGACCGCACCCCGGCGGACACCTTCACCTTCGCCGGCAACTATTACGACGGCGCGCTGGAGCGCCGCAGCCTGAACGGGTTCGTCTCCTTCACCCCGCCCCAGGGCGGGGTGCTGCGCGACAACTGGAAGATCGACGGCGGCATGTTCCTCGCCCGCTGGAAGCACAGGCTGAACGCCGATTCCGACTTCTCGCTTCAGTTTTATTACAACCGCCAGCACCGGCGCACGTTCCAGGTCGAGGATGTGACCATCGACACCTACGATCTCGATTTCCAGCACCGGTTCCGCATGACGCCGGGCCAGGAACTCACCTGGGGCATCGGCCAGCGTTTCTACGACGATTCATTTGAGAACACGCTAGGTTTCCAATTCGATCCGGACCGGCGCCTGAGCTACATCACCAGTGCCTTCGTGCAGGACGAGATCCGCCTGGTGCCCGACCGCTGGACGCTGACGGTGGGCAGCAAATTCTCGTTCAACAACTACACCGGCTTCGAATACCAGCCGAGCGCCCGCCTGCTGTGGACGCCCAATCCGAAGCACACCGTATGGGGCGCGGTGTCGCGCGCGGTGCGCATTCCGTCCCGCGCCGACGACTCCCTGCGCGTCAACCAGCCACCGCCTGCGGGCCCCGCCACCCTGGCTCTGATTGGGCAGAACGGGTTTGAGTCGGAGGACCTGCTGGCGTTCGAGCTGGGTTACCGCGTGCAGCCGCAACCCTCGCTGTGGATCGACATCGCCACCTTCATGAACTTCTATGAAAACCTGCGGACGCTGGAACAAGGCGCCGCGTTTGTCGAACCCACGCCCGCGCCCGCGCACGCCGTGGTGCCGTTCCTCTTCCGCAACCGCAAATCGGGATACACCTACGGCGTCGAAACCGCGCTCAACTGGAGCCCGCTGGACTGGTGGCGGTTCAAAACCGCGTTCACCTGGTTTGACATGAACCTGAAACTGGAACCGGGGAGCCGCGACGCCGTCCTGAGCCAGGAAGAGCATGTGGACCCGGCGTACCAGTTCAACCTGCGTTCCCACATCGACCTGCCCCACAAATTCGAATTCGATCAGATGCTGTATTACGTGGATTCCATTTCGTCGAATGGCATGAAGATGAAAGGCTACACGCGCGTGGACCTCAGGCTGGGCTGGCGTCCCATGCAGTCGCTCGAACTCAGCGTGGTCGGCCGCAACCTGCTCGATCCGCATCACCTGGAATTCGCCACCGGCACGGCGCAGACCACCGACCTGTCGTTGATCGAACGCTCGGTCTTCGGTCAGGTGATCTGGAGGTATTGA